The Alosa alosa isolate M-15738 ecotype Scorff River chromosome 9, AALO_Geno_1.1, whole genome shotgun sequence genome includes a region encoding these proteins:
- the ccdc50a gene encoding coiled-coil domain-containing protein 50 isoform X2 produces MADFSIDQENLPGVKEVCRDFAVLEDHCLAHNLQEQEIESHLASNINRSRLVQQDLLVAKRLQEEEDLRAKEKKQQQHQELEQIDSEIAQVIQEQLVRQAEQQRQQEEKDAAIARKLQEKEEKRRQKQLETKLEDEYYEEKGGRGGRGDFGVVEAQQGLSRMALREQELREQELQELRDMEVARRMQEEELKASQISKRAAQAAQVAQDEEIARMLMEEDKKVFKKAREREKPPMDRRKPEGDWRPAQEEVVRPRSREEYDQQRARNHKSSRPAPPRTQDYENVPAGGYGYPEPHYPARPATRPDAAYKGSYYKQ; encoded by the exons ATGGCTGATTTTAGTATCGATCAGGAAAACCTGCCTGGAGTAAAAGAGG TGTGTCGGGACTTTGCCGTATTGGAGGATCACTGCCTGGCCCACAACCTGCAGGAACAGGAGA TTGAGAGCCATTTGGCCTCCAACATAAACAGGAGCCGCCTCGTGCAGCAGGACCTTCTAGTGGCCAAACGTCTGCAAGAGGAAGAAGATCTGAGAGCTAAGGAAAAAAAGCAGCAACAGCACCAAGAATT ggAGCAGATTGACAGTGAGATAGCCCAGGTGATTCAGGAGCAGCTTGTTCGCCAGGCGGAGCAGCAGAGACAACAGGAGGAGAAGGACGCG GCGATCGCTCGTAAGTtgcaggagaaggaggagaagagacgaCAGAAGCAGCTAGAGACCAAACTTGAGGATGAATACTACGAGGAGAAAGGAG GTCGTGGAGGTCGAGGGGACTTTGGCGTGGTGGAGGCGCAGCAGGGCCTGAGTCGCATGGCTCTGAGAGAGCAGGAGCTGCGGGAGCAGGAGCTGCAGGAGCTGCGGGACATGGAGGTGGCACGGCGGATGCAAGAGGAGGAGCTCAAG GCCAGTCAAATTAGCAAGCGGGCAGCCCAGGCTGCCCAAGTGGCACAGGATGAG GAAATTGCACGGATGTTAATGGAGGAGGACAAGAAGGTCTTTAAGAAAGCACGGGAGCGAGAGAAACCGCCGATGGACAGGAGGAAACCAGAAGGCGACTGGAGG ccAGCACAAGAGGAGGTAGTACGGCCCCGATCACGAGAGGAGTATGACCAGCAGAGGGCCCGCAATCATAAATCGTCCAG GCCTGCTCCTCCACGCACACAAGACTATGAGAACGTGCCAGCTGGTGGCTATGGCTACCCAGAGCCTCACTACCCCGCACGGCCCGCCACCCGACCCGACGCTGCCTACAAAG gttccTACTATAAGCAGTGA
- the ccdc50a gene encoding coiled-coil domain-containing protein 50 isoform X1 — translation MADFSIDQENLPGVKEVCRDFAVLEDHCLAHNLQEQEIESHLASNINRSRLVQQDLLVAKRLQEEEDLRAKEKKQQQHQELEQIDSEIAQVIQEQLVRQAEQQRQQEEKDAAIARKLQEKEEKRRQKQLETKLEDEYYEEKGARRVPSDSDYPYAEDGSKKPSDSSRRRYPEYDPPELGSPRRHESPGKERYQDKRGLNPDYYGPPEGRERQGRGAATEEWEDEPVVRKKEKPARPPAPSYNTERPVRPPVPSYNTERPVRPPAPSYNTERPVRPPAPSYNTERDRDKDRDRDRDKDRDGWRDGERDRQRVRSRDRLDTLESDRVRDRDAERDRHGHRRRDDQDWSREQDRGRDGYETKGGRRDKDRDVYETKDGHRERDGDREREREKRQHNGRTRSREKELDERTGSWSGDEELRNRLRLPSGPGDVFEEPRSPSSPRRVALALDLDNDVHRGRSHSRDLPSLSDSPLDRGRGGRGDFGVVEAQQGLSRMALREQELREQELQELRDMEVARRMQEEELKASQISKRAAQAAQVAQDEEIARMLMEEDKKVFKKAREREKPPMDRRKPEGDWRPAQEEVVRPRSREEYDQQRARNHKSSRPAPPRTQDYENVPAGGYGYPEPHYPARPATRPDAAYKGSYYKQ, via the exons ATGGCTGATTTTAGTATCGATCAGGAAAACCTGCCTGGAGTAAAAGAGG TGTGTCGGGACTTTGCCGTATTGGAGGATCACTGCCTGGCCCACAACCTGCAGGAACAGGAGA TTGAGAGCCATTTGGCCTCCAACATAAACAGGAGCCGCCTCGTGCAGCAGGACCTTCTAGTGGCCAAACGTCTGCAAGAGGAAGAAGATCTGAGAGCTAAGGAAAAAAAGCAGCAACAGCACCAAGAATT ggAGCAGATTGACAGTGAGATAGCCCAGGTGATTCAGGAGCAGCTTGTTCGCCAGGCGGAGCAGCAGAGACAACAGGAGGAGAAGGACGCG GCGATCGCTCGTAAGTtgcaggagaaggaggagaagagacgaCAGAAGCAGCTAGAGACCAAACTTGAGGATGAATACTACGAGGAGAAAGGAG CTCGACGAGTCCCCTCCGACTCGGACTACCCCTATGCGGAGGACGGCTCCAAAAAGCCGTCGGACTCCAGCCGGAGGAGGTACCCTGAGTACGATCCGCCGGAGCTGGGGAGTCCCCGGCGGCACGAAAGCCCCGGCAAGGAGCGGTACCAGGACAAACGGGGCCTCAACCCCGACTACTACGGTCCCCCGGAGGGCAGGGAGAGGCAGGGCCGAGGGGCAGCAACAGAGGAGTGGGAGGATGAGCCGGTGGTCCGCAAGAAAGAGAAGCCTGCCCGACCTCCCGCGCCCAGCTACAACACCGAGAGGCCCGTCCGACCTCCCGTGCCCAGCTACAACACCGAGAGGCCCGTCCGACCTCCCGCGCCCAGCTACAACACCGAGAGGCCCGTCCGACCTCCCGCGCCCAGCTACAATACCGAGAGGGACCGGGATAAGGACAGAGATCGAGATAGAGATAAGgacagagatggatggagggatggagagcgAGACAGGCAGAGGGTCCGAAGCCGAGACAGGCTGGACACGTTGGAGTCCGACAGGGTCCGAGATCGAGATGCTGAGCGGGACCGACACGGACACCGAAGACGAGATGACCAAGACTGGTCCAGGGAGCAAGACCGAGGCAGAGACGGATACGAGACCAAAGGTGGGCGTAGAGACAAAGACCGAGATGTGTATGAGACCAAAGATGGACATCGGGAGAGAGACGGGGAtcgggaaagggagagagagaagaggcagcACAATGGGCGTACgaggagcagagagaaggaACTGGACGAGCGCACAGGCTCCTGGTCTGGCGACGAGGAGCTAAGGAACCGCCTGCGTCTCCCCTCGGGGCCCGGGGACGTGTTTGAGGAGCCCCGCAGTCCTAGCTCCCCCCGGAGGGTGGCCCTGGCCCTGGACCTGGACAATGATGTCCATAGGGGGCGCTCTCACTCTAGggatctcccctccctctccgaCTCTCCTCTGGATAGAG GTCGTGGAGGTCGAGGGGACTTTGGCGTGGTGGAGGCGCAGCAGGGCCTGAGTCGCATGGCTCTGAGAGAGCAGGAGCTGCGGGAGCAGGAGCTGCAGGAGCTGCGGGACATGGAGGTGGCACGGCGGATGCAAGAGGAGGAGCTCAAG GCCAGTCAAATTAGCAAGCGGGCAGCCCAGGCTGCCCAAGTGGCACAGGATGAG GAAATTGCACGGATGTTAATGGAGGAGGACAAGAAGGTCTTTAAGAAAGCACGGGAGCGAGAGAAACCGCCGATGGACAGGAGGAAACCAGAAGGCGACTGGAGG ccAGCACAAGAGGAGGTAGTACGGCCCCGATCACGAGAGGAGTATGACCAGCAGAGGGCCCGCAATCATAAATCGTCCAG GCCTGCTCCTCCACGCACACAAGACTATGAGAACGTGCCAGCTGGTGGCTATGGCTACCCAGAGCCTCACTACCCCGCACGGCCCGCCACCCGACCCGACGCTGCCTACAAAG gttccTACTATAAGCAGTGA